The Microscilla marina ATCC 23134 genome window below encodes:
- a CDS encoding ELWxxDGT repeat protein — protein MRLHFYSKLRLLSAAMITFMTLQSQAQVKLLKDINPTPATSSPGALTTFNNKLYFAASNEVYGSELWVSDGTKAGTQILKDIFPGSSSSNISELVVWKNHLYFSANDDTHGQELWTSDGTTEGTKMLKDIYPDSKNGNPTHLVAFKEQLYFYATQGKGTELWATDGTEANTKMMTIIKSSTGNMDKPVVANNLLFFKGKGNASAFDQELWVSDGTTAGTRLVKDINPGNDGSYLDEFVAMGNKLYFRASDGTHGIELWVSDGTEAGTKMVKDINTKNDLSGFPSSMIVFNGKLYFNANDFYDGEELWVSDGTEAGTKKLKDLSPYGSFPAHLTIYQNKFYFSADSDQGEELWVSDGTEAGTQLLKDINTGAADSKPRNFKECSGLLYFVATHATYGEELWVTDGTTENTQLVHDIQADKQSGKPTLLTASNNQLFFVADNATHGKELWVTEGTTAHMVKDIQPSTNSSYLQKGALLNEKYYFTADNGTNGRELWATNGTPAGTQLVKNIFARANQGSTPSEITVVNNQLYFRAESAEAGKELWVSDGTEAGTKLLKDIKPGANSSFPYSLVTLNNRLYFWANTERPARLWTSDGTEAGTQLLTKKVAPGYLSFTHFFTTWNKHFYFSGNDGTHGDELWVSDGTEAGTKMLKDIYVGAHGSSIEEFKAVGNLLFFVAENGPNGIELWVTDGTKAGTRLVKDIFPGRKSSYVLDLVAHQGKVYFNALDDTHGFELWVSDGTETGTKMVKDIFPGFSSGVMAKAISMNDQIYFKANDGSHGAELWVSDGTKAGTKLLKDIYPGETTSDIKEFWVHQNRLYFQANDGTHGSELWVSDGTEKGTEMVADILSGIGSSSPADIASLNNQLIFKARNGKVGYEVFSYTPSRLTPLPTLSGKPKVIAYPNPSPGIFYVPMAGKNGQKIEVNLYSGSGKKLWQKAIKIQQQQLAIDIQHLPTGKYLLKMQVDGQLISQWILKE, from the coding sequence ATGAGACTTCATTTTTATAGCAAGTTGCGCCTCTTGAGCGCAGCGATGATCACTTTCATGACTTTACAAAGTCAGGCACAAGTCAAACTTCTCAAAGACATTAACCCTACACCGGCAACTTCCAGCCCTGGTGCACTTACCACGTTTAACAACAAGTTATACTTTGCCGCCAGCAACGAGGTATATGGCTCTGAGCTTTGGGTAAGTGATGGTACTAAAGCAGGTACTCAAATACTTAAGGATATTTTTCCGGGTAGCTCATCCAGTAATATCAGTGAATTGGTGGTTTGGAAAAACCATCTTTACTTTTCGGCAAACGATGATACCCACGGCCAAGAACTTTGGACCAGCGATGGTACTACCGAAGGAACCAAAATGTTGAAAGATATTTACCCTGACAGTAAAAATGGCAACCCCACTCACTTGGTAGCATTCAAAGAGCAGCTTTATTTTTATGCCACTCAGGGCAAAGGTACTGAACTATGGGCAACCGATGGCACCGAGGCTAATACCAAGATGATGACCATAATAAAGTCCTCTACAGGCAATATGGACAAGCCTGTTGTGGCAAACAATTTATTGTTTTTTAAAGGAAAAGGAAATGCCTCTGCATTTGATCAGGAACTTTGGGTAAGTGATGGTACTACAGCAGGCACTCGGTTGGTTAAAGATATTAATCCTGGCAACGATGGCAGTTACCTTGACGAGTTTGTAGCCATGGGCAACAAGCTTTACTTCAGGGCAAGTGATGGCACCCACGGTATTGAGCTTTGGGTAAGTGACGGCACCGAAGCAGGCACCAAAATGGTGAAAGACATCAACACCAAAAATGACTTGTCAGGATTTCCTTCCAGTATGATTGTGTTCAACGGAAAGCTTTATTTTAACGCTAATGATTTTTACGATGGCGAAGAGCTTTGGGTAAGCGATGGCACCGAAGCAGGCACCAAGAAACTCAAAGACCTCAGTCCTTACGGTAGCTTTCCGGCTCACCTGACTATTTATCAAAATAAGTTTTACTTCAGTGCCGATAGCGACCAAGGCGAAGAACTTTGGGTAAGTGATGGCACCGAAGCAGGAACCCAACTCCTAAAAGACATCAACACTGGTGCTGCTGACAGCAAACCACGCAATTTTAAGGAATGCAGTGGCTTGCTGTATTTTGTGGCGACCCATGCTACCTATGGCGAAGAGCTCTGGGTAACCGATGGCACTACCGAAAACACCCAATTGGTACACGACATTCAAGCAGACAAACAATCAGGAAAACCTACCCTATTGACTGCCAGCAACAATCAATTATTTTTTGTGGCAGATAACGCTACCCATGGCAAAGAGCTTTGGGTAACCGAAGGTACTACTGCCCACATGGTCAAAGATATTCAACCAAGCACTAATAGTAGTTACCTACAGAAAGGGGCACTACTCAATGAAAAGTACTACTTTACTGCCGATAATGGCACCAATGGGCGAGAACTTTGGGCAACTAATGGTACACCAGCTGGTACTCAATTAGTCAAAAACATTTTTGCAAGAGCCAATCAGGGAAGTACACCAAGCGAAATAACAGTAGTAAACAACCAATTGTACTTTAGGGCAGAGTCTGCCGAAGCGGGCAAAGAACTTTGGGTAAGTGATGGCACCGAAGCTGGAACTAAGCTACTCAAAGACATTAAACCTGGTGCAAACAGTAGTTTTCCCTACAGTTTAGTGACACTAAATAACCGCTTGTATTTTTGGGCAAATACAGAACGTCCTGCCCGACTTTGGACCAGCGATGGCACCGAGGCAGGTACTCAGCTATTGACCAAAAAAGTAGCGCCAGGATACCTTTCGTTTACTCACTTTTTTACTACCTGGAACAAGCATTTTTATTTTTCGGGCAATGACGGTACCCATGGCGACGAACTTTGGGTAAGTGATGGCACCGAAGCAGGTACAAAGATGCTCAAAGATATTTATGTGGGAGCTCACGGCTCTAGCATCGAGGAGTTCAAAGCAGTAGGTAATTTATTGTTTTTTGTGGCCGAAAATGGTCCCAATGGCATCGAGCTCTGGGTAACCGATGGCACCAAAGCAGGTACCCGCCTGGTCAAAGACATTTTCCCTGGTCGTAAATCCAGTTATGTGCTTGATTTGGTGGCACACCAAGGCAAGGTTTACTTTAATGCCCTGGATGACACGCACGGGTTTGAGCTATGGGTAAGCGATGGCACCGAAACGGGCACCAAAATGGTCAAGGATATTTTTCCAGGCTTCTCCAGTGGCGTCATGGCAAAAGCAATATCAATGAATGATCAAATCTACTTCAAAGCAAATGATGGCAGCCACGGAGCCGAACTTTGGGTAAGCGATGGTACCAAAGCCGGAACCAAGCTGTTAAAAGATATTTATCCGGGTGAAACAACAAGTGACATCAAGGAGTTTTGGGTACATCAAAACCGTTTGTATTTTCAGGCAAATGACGGTACCCACGGATCAGAACTTTGGGTAAGCGATGGCACCGAAAAAGGTACTGAAATGGTAGCCGATATTTTATCAGGCATAGGCAGTAGCTCTCCTGCTGACATCGCATCACTCAACAATCAGCTGATATTTAAAGCACGAAACGGCAAGGTAGGCTATGAAGTATTTAGCTATACACCTTCTCGCCTTACGCCTTTGCCTACCCTCTCAGGCAAACCAAAGGTCATTGCCTACCCCAACCCTTCGCCAGGCATATTTTATGTACCTATGGCAGGCAAAAACGGGCAAAAAATAGAAGTGAACCTATACAGTGGCAGTGGCAAAAAACTTTGGCAAAAAGCCATTAAAATACAACAGCAACAATTAGCCATTGATATACAGCACTTACCCACAGGCAAATATTTACTCAAAATGCAAGTAGATGGGCAACTTATTAGTCAATGGATTTTGAAGGAGTAG